In the Rhinatrema bivittatum chromosome 6, aRhiBiv1.1, whole genome shotgun sequence genome, one interval contains:
- the LOC115094727 gene encoding LOW QUALITY PROTEIN: homeobox protein CDX-4-like (The sequence of the model RefSeq protein was modified relative to this genomic sequence to represent the inferred CDS: deleted 1 base in 1 codon) — protein sequence MKIGSGGYPLGRESSMYPGSLRCASSGGLPAQNFVPAPAYSDYVGYHPAPGAESNSHHHHHHGQSSAGWGPHYGAPREDWSAYDPGPSSAVPAPLTGLSPGQVSYSSPDYSSLLPPPPGSGILPSVDTIHRMQISPSNQRHSSYEWMGKTVQSTSTGKTRTKEKYRVVYTDHQRLELEKEFHYNKYITIRRKSELAANLRLSERQVKIWFQNRRAKERKLFKKKITQFDGLGSLHSDSGSVSPVPLSDSVTPVQVPSSLFPPPLPVNGLQHGGSRKQVAVSQ from the exons ATGAAAATCGGGTCTGGGGGCTATCCTCTGGGGAGAGAAAGCAGCATGTACCCGGGATCCCTGAGGTGCGCCAGCAGCGGCGGCCTCCCAGCGCAGAACTTCGTCCCCGCGCCGGCGTACTCGGACTACGTGGGATACCACCCCGCGCCTGGGGCGGAGAGCAAcagccaccatcaccaccaccacggGCAATCCTCTGCGGGATGGGGACCTCACTACGGCGCGCCGAGGGAGGACTGGAGCGCGTATGACCCGGGACCTTCCAGCGCCGTCCCTGCCCCCCTCACTGGTTTATCTCCCGGGCAGGTTTCCTACAGCTCCCCCGACTACAGCTCCTTAtta cccccccctcctggaTCTGGGATTTTACCCTCAGTAGACACCATTCACAGAATGCAAATCTCACCCAGCAACCAGAGGCACAGTTCCTACGAATGGATGGGGAAAACAGTACAGTCCACCTCCACTG GTAAAACACGCACCAAGGAGAAATACCGGGTGGTGTACACGGACCACCAGAGGCTGGAGCTGGAGAAGGAATTCCACTATAACAAATACATTACCATCAGGAGGAAATCTGAGCTGGCGGCCAACCTGAGACTTTCCGAGAGACAg GTAAAAATCTGGTTCCAGAACCGAAGAGCGAAGGAGAGGAAATTATTCAAGAAGAAAATCACCCAGTTCGACGGCCTGGGCTCCCTCCACAGTGACTCTGGCTCCGTGAGCCCCGTCCCTCTCTCGGACTCTGTAACCCCCGTCCAGGTGCCCAGTTCCCTGTTTCCGCCACCGCTCCCGGTGAACGGTTTACAGCACGGCGGGAGCCGGAAGCAGGTCGCCGTGTCCCAGTGA